One genomic segment of Lewinellaceae bacterium includes these proteins:
- a CDS encoding anhydro-N-acetylmuramic acid kinase has protein sequence MAKTRLILGVMSGSSLDGLDMALCRFSADGDQLDYEVRATGQATYDDEWLERLRQVHRVDLSTYFTWNYDYGVWLGKKIADFAATSKAAPDLVSVHGHSVIHDPAAHFSVQLGHGAAISAACSFPVMCDVRSADMALGGQGAPLAHLADLYLYPGYAAYLNLGGIANITLPSAGKAWDLCGANQLLNAMARLLGKNFDDRGTLAATGQVVPGLLDRLNADHYLYEDPPKSLDNQYVTDHFTRLLLEDRHPVEDRLATATEHIAQAVVGALNHYTISAGKILITGGGAYNDFLIERFRQRSEEARLGVEWIVPEAQILEYKEAVLMALMGYLRLEHQANCLPTYTGASGPSLNGALYQTFPAS, from the coding sequence ATGGCGAAAACACGGCTTATCCTTGGGGTCATGTCAGGAAGTTCACTGGACGGTCTGGATATGGCGCTGTGCCGGTTTTCAGCAGATGGTGATCAACTTGATTATGAAGTGAGGGCCACCGGTCAGGCCACGTACGATGACGAATGGCTGGAACGGTTGCGACAGGTGCACCGGGTAGACCTTTCGACCTATTTTACCTGGAATTACGATTATGGCGTATGGCTCGGCAAAAAAATTGCAGACTTTGCCGCTACATCAAAGGCTGCTCCGGATCTGGTGTCTGTCCATGGCCATTCGGTGATTCACGATCCTGCAGCTCATTTTTCAGTGCAGCTCGGACACGGTGCCGCTATCTCGGCTGCCTGTTCATTTCCGGTTATGTGCGATGTGCGTAGTGCCGATATGGCGCTGGGAGGTCAGGGTGCACCCCTGGCTCACCTGGCTGACCTGTACCTCTATCCGGGATATGCAGCCTATCTGAATCTGGGTGGCATCGCGAACATTACCCTGCCTTCTGCAGGCAAGGCCTGGGATCTCTGCGGGGCGAATCAATTGCTCAATGCGATGGCCCGTTTGCTTGGGAAAAATTTTGATGATCGGGGCACGCTGGCAGCAACGGGGCAGGTTGTCCCCGGACTGCTGGATCGCCTGAATGCCGACCACTACCTGTATGAAGACCCGCCCAAAAGCCTGGACAATCAATACGTCACCGATCATTTTACCCGATTGCTCCTGGAAGATCGGCATCCGGTGGAAGACCGGCTGGCTACAGCCACGGAACACATTGCGCAGGCAGTGGTCGGAGCTTTGAACCATTATACTATCAGCGCAGGTAAGATCCTGATCACTGGAGGGGGAGCCTACAATGATTTTCTGATTGAACGCTTCAGGCAACGATCTGAGGAGGCGCGTTTAGGTGTGGAATGGATAGTGCCGGAAGCACAGATCCTGGAATACAAAGAGGCCGTCCTCATGGCGCTGATGGGCTACCTGCGCCTGGAACATCAAGCTAACTGTCTGCCTACCTACACCGGTGCGAGCGGGCCGTCATTAAATGGTGCACTTTATCAAACCTTTCCGGCATCATGA
- a CDS encoding SDR family NAD(P)-dependent oxidoreductase: protein MKKILVTGANGFLGAHLVRFLSRQPDIQVLAMHREHSDLSLVKDLLDSPGIRWITGDVLVLSALRDAIRTADVVIHNAAVVSYRRREAAQMIAVNVEGTANIVNLMLEEENPGRLIYISSVAATGHVEQGLIDENAEWRDEVYHSNYSWSKYWAELEVWRGFAEGLSGLIFNPSTVLGTGNWDQSSCQLFGQVWRGLQFYAPGGTGFVDVRDVVAAVWEGIKRDDLTEERYILNGTNTSYRDLLTRIAGLLGKPVPRWEVTRLLRRMGLMVIAPLEAVGWWPHPISTEILRNTGQTNRFDAQKAIRELSIQFTPLEETLEFTCTQFLAEHTR, encoded by the coding sequence ATGAAAAAAATTCTGGTCACCGGTGCGAATGGATTTCTCGGCGCCCATCTGGTGCGTTTCCTGTCCCGTCAGCCGGATATACAGGTTTTGGCGATGCACCGCGAACATTCGGATCTGAGCCTGGTGAAAGATCTTCTGGACTCCCCGGGTATCCGGTGGATTACCGGAGATGTATTGGTATTGTCAGCACTGCGTGATGCCATCCGTACCGCAGACGTGGTGATCCACAATGCCGCGGTTGTCTCTTACAGGCGTCGGGAAGCTGCTCAGATGATTGCAGTCAATGTGGAAGGAACAGCCAATATCGTTAACCTGATGCTGGAAGAAGAAAATCCCGGGCGCCTGATTTACATCAGTTCCGTGGCAGCAACCGGTCATGTGGAGCAGGGGCTTATCGATGAAAATGCGGAATGGCGGGATGAAGTTTATCATTCCAATTACAGCTGGTCCAAGTATTGGGCCGAGCTGGAGGTTTGGAGGGGCTTTGCAGAAGGGTTGAGCGGGTTGATATTTAATCCCAGCACCGTCCTCGGCACCGGCAACTGGGATCAAAGCTCCTGTCAGTTATTTGGACAGGTCTGGCGAGGATTGCAGTTTTATGCTCCGGGAGGTACCGGCTTCGTGGATGTCCGTGATGTGGTGGCCGCCGTGTGGGAGGGCATCAAAAGGGATGACCTTACGGAAGAACGCTATATCCTGAATGGCACCAATACATCCTATCGCGACTTGCTGACCCGTATCGCCGGGCTGCTGGGGAAACCGGTGCCCCGCTGGGAAGTCACCCGCCTGCTGAGGCGAATGGGACTGATGGTCATAGCACCCCTGGAGGCCGTCGGCTGGTGGCCGCATCCCATCTCTACCGAGATCCTGCGCAATACCGGCCAGACCAACCGTTTTGACGCTCAGAAAGCCATCCGTGAACTGAGCATCCAATTCACTCCTTTGGAAGAGACCCTTGAGTTCACGTGTACACAATTCCTGGCCGAACACACCCGTTGA
- a CDS encoding TetR/AcrR family transcriptional regulator: protein MELKQRIITSARQLFVKQGIKGVTMDDLARDLGISKKTLYQHFDNKEHLIAILLQSQLNEETRIIRDILAKSTDAIDEILKIGTYVLNILRELPAEIVFDLQKYYAAVYGKWNDVHKSFVYEIVKANLDRGKTQGLYRSNLNTDVLARIYVESTTMIVNDEVFPPAKYLPSELFEHFLRYHLNGIVSQSGYAHLQKHFYEHFNEAA from the coding sequence ATGGAGTTGAAGCAAAGAATCATCACGAGTGCCCGGCAGCTGTTTGTTAAGCAAGGTATCAAGGGCGTTACCATGGACGATCTGGCCCGGGATTTGGGAATTTCCAAGAAAACCCTGTATCAGCATTTTGACAATAAGGAACATCTGATCGCCATTCTACTCCAGTCACAGTTGAATGAAGAAACCCGGATCATACGGGATATCCTGGCTAAAAGTACCGATGCCATCGATGAGATCCTCAAGATAGGCACCTACGTATTAAATATCCTCCGCGAATTACCCGCTGAAATCGTCTTTGACCTTCAGAAATATTATGCGGCAGTCTATGGAAAATGGAATGATGTCCATAAGAGTTTTGTCTATGAGATCGTGAAAGCCAATCTGGACCGCGGCAAGACGCAGGGGTTGTATCGTTCGAACCTGAATACCGACGTTTTGGCCAGGATCTATGTGGAGAGCACCACCATGATCGTTAACGATGAGGTATTCCCTCCGGCAAAATACCTGCCCAGTGAATTGTTTGAGCATTTCCTCCGCTATCACCTGAATGGCATTGTATCGCAATCCGGCTATGCACATTTACAAAAACACTTCTATGAACATTTTAATGAAGCAGCTTAA
- a CDS encoding TolC family protein, whose product MNILMKQLKIYLPLALIIWSAVFGGQLLAQTQAFTLEQAIQYAKDHSTAMQMANLDVLDANEQITAYKAIGIPKLSGSVNYQYYINIPTQILPDFLGPAVDGRLLTYNLISSNEVLPGSDAGFPAQFGRNNNINAGLNLDMLLVDGSYFLGLKAARLARELAVRQQNVSIRDLENNVTTAYLAVMSAAKNETILLNNIASLEQTYHETRITYENGFIEKMDVDRIQLTLENLKRNLDNVKRYIELSKNLLKFQMAYPLDQEITLSDAFDDLVDAAKATPEWAALSIDYNLRPEYRVLETAHTLAEMDVKRQQLGYYPSLRGFGAAAASLQRNNLFDGQEAGWFPSTYVGVTLNVPIFDGFDRKAKINQAKIALQRNQLQTDFFKQSVSLEVSNARTQYANAHESLEASERNLDLANRILETAKTKFKEGVGTSLEVIQAEREYYEAQANVMNAEYDLVIAKKDWQKALGIN is encoded by the coding sequence ATGAACATTTTAATGAAGCAGCTTAAGATTTACCTGCCGTTAGCGCTGATCATCTGGTCAGCAGTATTCGGTGGTCAGCTATTGGCACAAACCCAGGCATTTACGCTGGAGCAGGCCATTCAGTACGCCAAGGATCACAGCACGGCGATGCAAATGGCCAATCTGGATGTTCTGGACGCCAATGAACAGATCACCGCCTACAAAGCCATCGGGATCCCAAAACTCAGCGGCAGTGTTAATTACCAGTATTACATCAACATCCCCACCCAGATCCTGCCCGATTTTCTGGGGCCGGCTGTGGATGGTCGCCTGCTCACCTACAACCTGATCTCCTCCAATGAAGTATTACCGGGGTCTGATGCCGGCTTTCCCGCTCAATTCGGAAGGAACAACAACATCAATGCCGGACTGAACCTGGACATGCTTTTGGTGGACGGCTCCTATTTCCTGGGACTGAAAGCAGCACGCCTGGCCCGTGAACTGGCTGTGCGACAGCAAAATGTGTCCATCCGCGATCTGGAGAACAATGTGACGACGGCATACCTTGCCGTCATGAGCGCTGCCAAAAATGAAACCATACTCCTGAATAACATCGCCTCGCTGGAGCAGACCTATCATGAGACCCGCATCACCTATGAGAACGGATTCATCGAAAAAATGGATGTTGACCGCATCCAGCTGACCCTGGAAAACCTGAAGCGCAACCTCGATAATGTCAAACGTTATATTGAATTATCCAAGAACCTGCTCAAGTTTCAGATGGCTTATCCACTGGATCAGGAGATTACCCTGTCTGATGCTTTCGATGATCTGGTCGATGCAGCAAAAGCAACACCGGAGTGGGCAGCCCTGTCCATCGATTACAACCTGAGACCCGAATACCGGGTGCTGGAAACAGCGCACACTCTGGCGGAAATGGATGTAAAACGTCAGCAACTGGGTTACTACCCATCGTTGCGTGGATTCGGTGCAGCTGCTGCCTCCCTTCAGCGTAACAACCTTTTTGATGGCCAGGAAGCCGGCTGGTTCCCTTCCACCTACGTGGGTGTCACCCTGAATGTGCCCATCTTTGACGGATTTGACCGCAAAGCAAAAATCAATCAGGCCAAGATCGCGCTGCAACGCAATCAACTGCAAACCGACTTTTTCAAACAGTCGGTTTCCCTCGAAGTGAGTAATGCCCGCACGCAATATGCCAATGCGCATGAATCGCTGGAAGCCTCCGAGCGCAACCTGGATCTGGCCAACCGCATTCTGGAGACAGCCAAGACCAAGTTCAAGGAAGGCGTAGGCACCAGTTTGGAAGTCATTCAGGCGGAGCGGGAATATTATGAGGCACAGGCCAATGTGATGAATGCCGAGTACGATCTCGTCATCGCAAAAAAGGACTGGCAGAAAGCCTTGGGAATAAACTAA
- a CDS encoding efflux RND transporter periplasmic adaptor subunit produces the protein MKWTNAFKTIVLVFSVGVIACSSGQDEALPTDLTELKALYEKKQSELRSLNTDIAEIEKALSRLDTTQHQASKTLVTTRTLEPTEFEHFIKIQGNVRADEAVNASSEMGGRILSLKVKEGQQVSRGSLIAVLDAETIKKQKAEIETSLQLATTVFEKQSKLWEQEIGSEIQYLQAKNNKERLEKSLETIDAQLAKADVYAPLSGVVDMLYLKEGELAGPGAPIISILDVRRVKVEAEVPEKYLGTIHKGDQVQISFPALNQEVTARVTLLGRTINSANRTFSVEAELPNPSGILKPNLLAEIKFRDQAIANALVVPLYLVQQEVGGDQFVMVSDSTATGMIAKKVYVTTGVTYNDQAVVDQGLKAGLRLIVEGAQDVSNGEAIEIVEQQAALTEKNGK, from the coding sequence ATGAAATGGACCAATGCATTTAAAACGATTGTACTTGTTTTCTCAGTGGGTGTCATCGCCTGCTCTTCGGGACAGGATGAAGCTCTGCCGACAGATCTGACCGAGCTGAAAGCATTGTACGAAAAAAAGCAAAGTGAACTGCGGAGCCTGAATACGGACATCGCTGAGATAGAAAAAGCACTGTCCAGGCTGGACACCACCCAGCATCAGGCATCAAAAACTCTGGTTACGACCAGGACGCTCGAACCTACTGAATTCGAACATTTTATCAAGATTCAGGGGAATGTGCGGGCCGATGAAGCAGTGAATGCCAGCAGCGAGATGGGTGGACGTATCCTGAGCCTGAAGGTGAAAGAAGGCCAGCAGGTCAGCCGCGGAAGCCTGATCGCCGTACTGGATGCTGAAACCATCAAGAAGCAAAAAGCGGAGATCGAGACTTCACTGCAGCTGGCGACGACGGTTTTTGAAAAGCAATCCAAACTGTGGGAACAGGAGATCGGTTCCGAGATCCAGTACCTGCAGGCAAAAAATAACAAAGAACGCCTGGAGAAATCCCTGGAAACCATCGATGCGCAGTTGGCGAAAGCCGATGTATATGCTCCGTTGTCCGGGGTTGTGGACATGCTGTATCTGAAGGAAGGCGAACTGGCTGGCCCGGGAGCCCCTATCATTAGTATTCTGGACGTCCGCCGTGTGAAGGTGGAAGCAGAAGTTCCGGAGAAATACCTGGGCACCATCCATAAAGGAGATCAGGTGCAAATTTCTTTTCCGGCACTCAACCAGGAAGTCACCGCACGGGTCACGTTGCTCGGCCGTACCATCAATTCGGCAAACCGTACCTTTAGCGTAGAAGCCGAGCTGCCCAATCCGTCAGGCATCCTGAAGCCTAATTTGCTCGCTGAAATCAAATTCCGGGACCAGGCAATAGCCAATGCACTGGTCGTACCACTGTATCTCGTCCAGCAGGAAGTCGGTGGAGATCAGTTTGTCATGGTAAGCGATTCCACGGCGACCGGAATGATTGCGAAGAAAGTCTACGTGACTACCGGGGTTACTTACAATGACCAGGCTGTCGTCGATCAGGGCCTCAAGGCGGGTCTGCGACTGATCGTAGAAGGAGCACAGGATGTATCCAATGGAGAAGCCATCGAAATTGTCGAACAGCAAGCCGCATTAACTGAGAAAAATGGAAAATAA
- a CDS encoding efflux RND transporter permease subunit, with protein MENNSPQASKQRYFSLTNLAVDNSTSIFIVTFMILIFGIQSYNRMPKEQFPEVVFPQIYINTPYFGNSAADIENLVTRPIEKEIQSIQGIKNVNSTSMQDYSVIIAEFETDEDIDNALRKVKDAVDKSKSELPTDLTQEPYVTDINLSEIPIMTVNVSGNYNNDELRNYADYIKDHLEDIDEVSKVDMKGALEREVQVNADISRMQAVKVSFGDIANAVSAENLNMSGGELVNNDFRRAIRVVGQFENVSEIENLIVKSEFQNPIYLKDIATVKMAYQDRTSYARSDGLPVISLDVIKRKGQNLLDASDHVKEVIDKVTPDLPSDLRISIFNDQSIHTRDQVSNLENSIISGVILVVLVLLFFLGLRNALFVGMAIPWSMLMGIMWLYLSGTTMNIIVLFSLILALGMLVDNAIVVVENIYRYMQNGYKGIEAAKRGAGEVAMPIISSTATTLAAFIPLAFWPGIVGNFMQYLPLTLIIVLTSSLLVALVINPVFTATFMKVDKRLEQKSARQRKRRNVLLGVLFMVMVAIGMHLAGIEWARNLLGIAILVTLVNFFFLRRAAFYFQNNLLPILENSYDRFVRFALRRKNPLWFFAGTFGLLFFALALLAIKSPAVIFFSKSDPLYVNAFIELPIGTDIEATNKLMHSMEDRIKNAIEPYQQVVESVLVQIGENTSDPNSPPEPGASPHKSRITVAFVPSDKRNGVSTVEIMEKIRESLQGYPGVQIVVDQNANGPPTGKPINLELRGEDINKLATLSEDVINYFNSQNIPGIEELKADVGIGKPELIVNIDRDAARRYDVSTYSIADAIRTSVFGKEISKYKEGEDEYPIQLRVDTTSRNSITDLMNQVITFRDMATGKIAQVPISAVATNSYNSSYSSIKRKNGDRVITVYSNVLDGYNANSIVTELKKLMTNYDLPEGFTYEFTGEQQQQTEDLDFLSTAFAVAIFLIFIIIVAQFNSIVSPFIIMLTVLFSTIGVFLGYAFSGRDFVIVFTGIGIISLAGVVVNNAIVLIDYTQLLLKQKREALGVDSDLALPLNDVKEAIVMAGSTRLRPVLLTAITTVLGLIPLAIGFNFDFFSLVQELDPHVFIGGDNATFWGPMAWTVIYGLVFATFLTLVVVPVMFWLAHRAKLAGSRLFKSNEPSVG; from the coding sequence ATGGAAAATAATTCACCGCAAGCTTCCAAGCAACGTTACTTCAGTCTGACGAACCTGGCGGTGGATAATTCCACCAGCATCTTCATTGTAACGTTCATGATCCTGATCTTCGGGATCCAGTCGTACAACCGGATGCCCAAGGAACAATTTCCGGAGGTCGTCTTCCCCCAGATCTACATCAATACACCTTATTTCGGTAACTCAGCTGCAGATATCGAAAACCTGGTTACGCGTCCGATTGAAAAAGAAATCCAGTCCATCCAGGGCATCAAGAATGTGAACTCCACCTCGATGCAGGATTATTCGGTGATCATCGCCGAGTTCGAAACGGATGAGGACATCGACAATGCCCTGAGAAAGGTCAAGGACGCGGTGGATAAATCCAAATCCGAGTTACCTACGGACCTGACCCAGGAACCTTATGTCACGGACATCAACCTGTCCGAGATACCAATCATGACGGTCAATGTTTCCGGTAACTACAACAATGATGAGCTGCGCAATTATGCCGACTACATCAAAGACCATCTGGAAGACATCGATGAAGTGTCCAAAGTGGACATGAAAGGCGCCCTTGAAAGGGAGGTACAGGTCAACGCGGACATTTCCAGGATGCAGGCCGTAAAAGTCAGCTTTGGTGATATTGCCAATGCGGTATCGGCTGAAAACCTCAATATGTCCGGTGGTGAACTGGTCAATAATGATTTCCGCCGGGCGATCCGGGTAGTAGGTCAGTTTGAAAATGTCAGTGAGATTGAAAACCTGATTGTCAAATCCGAGTTTCAAAATCCCATTTACCTCAAGGATATCGCCACGGTGAAGATGGCCTATCAGGACCGCACCTCTTACGCCCGGTCGGACGGATTGCCGGTCATCTCACTGGATGTCATCAAACGCAAGGGACAAAACCTGCTGGATGCCTCCGACCACGTGAAAGAAGTCATCGATAAAGTGACGCCGGACCTGCCATCCGACCTGCGTATCAGTATCTTCAACGATCAATCCATCCACACCCGTGATCAGGTCTCCAACCTGGAAAACTCCATCATTTCAGGGGTGATCCTGGTCGTACTGGTGTTGTTATTCTTCCTGGGACTGCGTAATGCCTTGTTTGTCGGGATGGCTATACCCTGGTCCATGCTGATGGGTATCATGTGGTTGTACCTTTCCGGTACGACCATGAACATCATTGTTCTTTTCTCCCTGATCCTGGCACTGGGGATGCTCGTGGACAATGCGATTGTGGTGGTGGAAAACATCTACCGGTATATGCAGAACGGGTATAAGGGCATTGAAGCGGCGAAGCGGGGAGCAGGTGAGGTAGCAATGCCCATCATATCTTCCACTGCGACGACGCTGGCTGCATTTATCCCCCTGGCTTTCTGGCCGGGTATCGTGGGTAATTTTATGCAGTACCTGCCCCTGACCCTGATCATTGTGCTGACCTCTTCATTGCTGGTAGCCCTGGTCATCAACCCGGTGTTTACAGCGACCTTTATGAAGGTAGACAAGCGGCTGGAACAAAAATCAGCGCGTCAGCGCAAACGCCGCAATGTACTGCTCGGGGTATTGTTTATGGTCATGGTGGCCATTGGGATGCATTTGGCCGGAATCGAATGGGCCAGAAATTTACTGGGTATCGCGATCCTGGTTACCCTGGTCAATTTCTTCTTCCTCCGACGTGCCGCATTTTATTTTCAGAATAACCTGTTGCCGATCCTGGAGAATTCCTATGACCGGTTTGTACGCTTTGCACTGCGCCGGAAGAACCCGTTGTGGTTTTTCGCCGGAACTTTTGGATTGTTGTTCTTCGCGCTGGCACTGCTGGCGATAAAATCTCCGGCGGTCATCTTTTTCTCCAAGTCGGACCCCTTATACGTGAATGCATTCATTGAATTGCCGATCGGTACGGACATTGAAGCGACCAATAAGCTCATGCATTCCATGGAGGACCGCATTAAAAATGCCATAGAACCTTACCAGCAGGTGGTCGAGTCGGTTTTGGTCCAGATCGGAGAAAATACCTCCGACCCCAACAGCCCTCCGGAACCCGGCGCTTCTCCCCACAAATCGCGGATAACGGTGGCATTTGTGCCCTCGGATAAGCGGAATGGGGTGTCGACCGTCGAGATCATGGAGAAGATCCGGGAAAGCCTGCAGGGATATCCCGGTGTTCAGATCGTGGTTGACCAGAACGCGAACGGCCCCCCGACCGGGAAGCCGATCAACCTGGAGCTTCGCGGTGAGGACATCAATAAATTAGCCACACTGAGTGAAGATGTTATCAACTATTTTAACAGTCAGAACATTCCCGGCATTGAAGAATTGAAAGCAGACGTGGGCATCGGCAAGCCGGAACTGATCGTGAACATCGACCGTGATGCCGCCCGCCGTTACGATGTTTCCACCTACTCCATTGCGGATGCCATCCGGACCTCCGTTTTTGGTAAGGAAATCAGCAAATACAAGGAAGGAGAAGATGAATATCCGATCCAGTTGCGGGTGGACACCACCTCCCGCAATTCCATCACGGATTTGATGAATCAGGTGATCACCTTCCGTGATATGGCGACCGGCAAGATCGCCCAGGTGCCGATTAGTGCAGTGGCCACCAACTCCTACAATTCTTCCTACAGTTCCATCAAACGGAAGAACGGAGACCGGGTCATCACCGTCTACTCCAATGTGCTGGATGGATACAACGCCAACAGCATCGTCACCGAGTTGAAGAAACTGATGACCAATTACGACCTGCCGGAAGGTTTTACCTATGAATTTACCGGTGAACAACAACAGCAGACCGAGGATTTGGACTTCCTGAGCACTGCCTTTGCGGTGGCGATATTCCTGATCTTTATCATCATCGTGGCGCAGTTCAATTCCATCGTGTCGCCGTTTATCATTATGCTGACCGTATTGTTCTCCACCATCGGGGTATTCCTGGGTTATGCATTTTCAGGACGCGATTTTGTCATCGTCTTCACCGGTATTGGTATCATCTCGCTCGCCGGTGTGGTGGTGAATAATGCCATCGTGCTGATCGATTATACGCAGCTGTTGTTGAAACAGAAGCGTGAAGCCCTCGGTGTGGACAGTGATCTGGCTTTGCCGCTGAATGATGTCAAAGAGGCGATCGTCATGGCCGGTTCAACCCGTCTGCGTCCCGTGCTTTTAACCGCCATTACCACGGTATTGGGGTTGATCCCCCTGGCTATCGGATTCAATTTTGACTTCTTCTCCCTGGTACAGGAATTGGATCCGCATGTCTTCATCGGAGGTGATAATGCGACATTCTGGGGCCCTATGGCCTGGACGGTCATCTACGGTTTGGTGTTTGCCACGTTCCTGACACTGGTAGTAGTACCGGTGATGTTCTGGCTTGCCCACCGGGCGAAACTTGCCGGTTCCAGGTTGTTTAAAAGTAATGAACCTTCAGTCGGTTGA
- the pdxH gene encoding pyridoxamine 5'-phosphate oxidase codes for MESGNILLREDAVKENPLDQFMTWYGEAFTAEGELIANAMTLATVDEDNKPSARLVMLKGLSAEGFVFYTNFHSRKGHDLARNSQAALVFWWPKLGRQVRVQGQVQTYDATQSTEFFQERPRAFQIGTWASPQSQVVPDLNFLVERHKEVELKYPEGNIPRPPHWGGYLMVPDRMEFWQGNDNHLHDRLEYQRVELGDWQMYRLAP; via the coding sequence ATGGAGAGCGGAAATATATTGCTGAGAGAAGATGCGGTTAAAGAAAACCCGCTGGACCAGTTTATGACCTGGTACGGAGAGGCCTTCACCGCCGAGGGAGAATTGATCGCCAATGCCATGACCCTGGCGACGGTAGACGAAGACAACAAACCGTCTGCCCGGCTGGTCATGCTGAAAGGGCTATCCGCTGAAGGCTTCGTATTTTACACCAACTTCCATAGCCGCAAGGGGCACGATCTGGCACGGAATAGCCAGGCTGCCCTCGTATTCTGGTGGCCAAAACTGGGCCGGCAGGTACGGGTACAGGGACAGGTGCAGACGTACGACGCTACCCAATCCACCGAATTTTTCCAGGAGCGGCCGCGGGCATTCCAGATCGGAACCTGGGCGTCACCCCAGAGCCAGGTCGTTCCGGATCTCAATTTTCTCGTAGAGCGCCACAAAGAGGTGGAATTGAAATATCCGGAAGGCAACATACCACGACCTCCGCATTGGGGAGGATACCTGATGGTGCCCGATCGTATGGAATTCTGGCAGGGCAACGACAACCATCTGCATGACCGACTGGAATACCAGCGTGTGGAATTGGGTGACTGGCAAATGTATCGTTTGGCGCCCTGA